The genomic DNA TTCTATTGAATTGGGGGGgggctctgaaaagagcctttgggtTTGAAAACGCTTCCGGAAACAAAAGTCAAAGATCTTTGCCAAATCACTTGCCCTTGGCCTTGTGGTGGCTCTCGGTCTTCTTGGGCAGCAGCACGGCCTGGATGTTGGGCAGGACGCCGCCCTGCGCGATGGTCACGCGGCCCAGCAGCTTGTTGAGCTCCTCGTCGTTGCGGATGGCCAGCTGCAGGTGGCGCGGGATGATGCGCGTCTTCTTGTTGTCGCGGGCCGCGTTGCCCGCCAGCTCCAGGATCTCGGCCGTCAGGTACTCCAGCACGGCCGCCAGGTACACGGGCGCGCCGGCCCCGACCCGCTCGGCGTAGTTGCCCTTGCGGAGCAGGCGGTGCACACGGCCGACTGGAAACTGCAAGCCAGCGCGAGAAGAGCGAGACTTCGCTTTAGCCCGAGCCTTGCCTCCCTGCTTGCCACGTCCGGACATTGCAGACACGGAAAGGAAACGCGAAGACAAAAAACCTACTCGCTTGCCAAGAGAGACCTAGCAGTGAAGTTGGTAGAAACACCGCTGCTTTTATAGGCATTTCCTGGGGAGTAAATCCAGTTTTCTGATTGGCTACTAACAAGACTCGGTCAAGTAGCCAATAGAAAAGGTTTATTTCCATACCTTATTTGCATAGTTCTGCCCATGGATGACAGCCTTGCTGCTTGTCTTCCAATGAACTAAGACGCTGTCTGCATCCTTCATTAGCATAAAAGCCCTATAAGTAGCAGAGATTCGCTTTCTACTTTCATTTCATTTCGGATGTTCTCAGATTTTAAGATGCCTGAGCCAGCCAAGTCCGCGCCCGCCCCGAAGAAGGGTTCCAAGAAGGCGGTGACCAAGGCGCAGAAGAAGGACGGCAAGAAGCGCAAGCGCAGCCGCAAGGAGAGCTACTCGGTGTACGTGTACAAGGTGCTGAAGCAGGTGCACCCCGACACCGGCATCTCGTCCAAGGCCATGGGCATCATGAATTCGTTCGTCAACGACATCTTCGAGCGCATCGCGGGCGAGGCGTCGCGCCTGGCGCATTACAACAAGCGCTCGACCATCACGTCCAGGGAGATCCAGACGGCCGTGCGCCTGCTGCTGCCCGGGGAGCTGGCCAAGCACGCCGTGTCCGAGGGCACCAAGGCCGTCACCAAGTACACCAGCTCCAAGTAAACTTGCCAAGTAAGCGTTTTGTGATCCACccccaaaggctcttttcagagccaccCACATGTCCACTAAGAGAGCTGTAAaacaacacttaaaaattttgcATGATGGAATTGGAGCAAAGTATTCTACCTTAATTAGAGAGTCATTTACATGGGGAGTCATTTTTAGCTTCTCAACGGTACTATGGCAGTAGGGGGCGGAAGTTATCTGAGCATAgagatttttgatatttttaggAGGCTTATGATAAGCAGTCAGGATTGATCTGCTTTAGAAGACTCCTGCTCAAAATTGCTGGTTAACTTTAGGGGAGGACGAACTGAAGGCAGGTACTATGGGTGGAGGAACGAGGTGGGAGGATAGGAAGGACACCTTTGAACTTTGCATACTCAAAATAGAGAACTTTCACTTAACAGATACTGCAGGCTGGGAAATTACAGTTGAAGCTCTTTACTCATGAACTTTGCTCCAGGCCAAGATTTTAAAGTGGAAGGAACACTTTCTCTATTTGTCTTACCCAGGTCTGGAACACATTTCAGTTCTTAGTGAAGTTTGCTTTTCCCATTGAAAACATGGGGAAGTACAGGGAATAAGTTTTGTTACAAAAgaacacaaagacttgtacagtTTTGGATAAAACTATGTGATGTAGATTACCAAGTTACTTAACAGAAGTCCTGCTGATCTAAAGCCTGTAGTTTTCATTAACACTTGGGAAGAATGCTAAAGGCTTGCCTGGCCCCAGACAGACTTCATTGGAGCACAGCTCCGGCTGCCTAACTGGGAAGCGATCTGACCTAGTTAAGGCGGAAGTGCAAATGCAGGACTGTTGCAAATGTTTGTCACACTAGCTCTTCAGCCAAACTAAGGTTTTCGGAGTCCTTCAACAactgaaattggatttttttaaatttttgtcccTATGTGCCTAGTGAACCTGCTCAAGGACTGATGGTCCACTTCAGACTGACCTCTTAACTGCCAACTAATCAGGTTACCCCCCCAAAATGCGCAGATTCACTATTACCAGGCTGTCTACAAggtttttggttggttggtttgtttttgttttccttttcttctcccccttttctcttaCATAAATTCTGGTTACCCGTTGGATGGAATAATTCTACAGCTTGTTCTCCCTTCTATACAAGCGAAGGGCAGGCTAATCATTAACTACTTGACCATTGATTTCTGAAGATTTCACCAAGACGTTGTTTACCTAAGTACTGCCCTAGGAATCAATAGAAATGTGTGACCTGGAGAAGTTCCTTGTCCAGCCCCGGGCAGCTTGAGTTTTGTgcttgtctgcctttggctcttgCGTGCTGAAATGTATTCTTGcccacatttgtttttattttggctcTTATTCTGAGTGCAGTCTGTCAATTGGTTACACATTAGTGGTTTTATGTCAGATCATGAAGTGATTAGTTGGTGGCAGAGGACAGACAATTTGAAGCCTAGGGTATTTGTTAATCTTTTCTGGGTTGTTTGTGTTTGTCTGGGGATTCTGGTATTCTCTGGCATTTGAAAACACATGAACAGGaagttgatgtttttctttctggcCTTTAATGTGATCCACTGGGTTTGGTGTTTTGTGTTTGTATGCTGTGGattcctgaaattaaaaataagagtctctttcctcctttcaaaACGGTCTTTTCTTGTGTTGACTTATTATGTGTCCAAATAGTTGTCAACATCTGCAGAAATGGGATTCCTGCCTCAAAGATAATACAAATGTAAAAGGGCAATCTGTAATAACTTTTGACTGTAAGCAAGTGCTTAGGCCTTACAGGAGACTAATGACAAGAAAGAAAACGAGTTAACCAAATCTCCAGCAGGCAGAGGCCTGTCCCTTGCTCTGCAGAAGTCTCTAAAGtgtatgattcaataattccaacTTATTGTCCCTTCAGTCTCTCCAAGTAAgtttaaagagaagagagaagaaacatggtATTATAAGTCAGATTACTGAGTCAGACAAAAAGAGAAGGCTTCTGGTACCcttataaaacaaacatttaatagTTACTAAATCTCAATGTGTTTATTGTAAGAGCTAGGGCACTGAAGAGTAGGATTTCCAACAAAACTTAGAAGGGTATCAGAATTTACACCATTGCTGAGAGATCTCTgatcttaattaaaaattttttaaaagatttttatttatttatttgagagagagagtgagagagagagagagagagagtatgagcaggggcagaggtagaagtaGACACCCCGTTGAGCAGGACGCCTGGCACGGgactcgatcttaggaccctgagatcatgacctgagctgaaggcagacgcttaactgatcaacccaggcacccagtttgtttcttaatctttctttcttccttcctttctttctttctttctttctttctttctttctttctttctttctttctttcttttgtttcttcttaactGATCAACATACGTAAATCTGTAGCTCTGGTTTTgttgtaggaaagacattagggttcgAAACTGAgggccaggaaagaattcttgagacatcttcggTATAGCAAGGTGATTTTAGAACCcgtgggcagaaaaagctgcaatggggtcatgaggagtggcctgttatatacttttaagttgggagggggtgagggatagggtaagtctctaaggaattttggaagcaaggtttccggaaacttgagggggctagctattttggggaaaggtcatttattactgtgtaataaaaccttagtcacgagacccttcaggtgtatatcggtgggccatatgcttggggggtgattgccaacacgtatcttgggggttttagagataaaggaagtttccaaaagaatttttaaatgttaaagtagacttacaggatcttggggTGGgaggtcaggctaggactgccttttgcccccAGCAAAGCCtcaacatcgaggcagctgagtccctagaggaaggtcactctgcctgtttcaaggaatTGTCAATGGGCTGTCGGTAGTCaggaaatttcataatttttcttctgcctttgtttcccatattAGTTTTacctactttaaatttttttttttaagattttatttatttattcgacagagatagagacggccagtgagagaaggaacacaagcagggggagtgggagaggaagaagcaggctcatagcagaggagcctaatgtggggctcgatcccataacgccgggatcacgccctgagccgaaggcagatgcttaaccactgtgccacccaggcgcccctatctactttaaattttattccgGTTTCACACTTAGCTCCTCTAACTTGCACAAtgattgagaatattttctgttttatgacAACAAATAATTTTGAGCAAGTCATCCACTTAACCTCAGCAGGAAATTAATAAGTTATAAtgtaaacttaaattttaaatggcttatataaagactaaaaaacacaatttaaagtaaaagaaactAGGAGCCAAAGAATATCATGCTAAGCgatataagtcagagaaagacagatatcctatgatttcactcatatgtggaattgaagaaacaaaacgaaGGTTCATAgatgaaaaacagagagaggaaagcctcttaactctagagaacacactgatggtcaccagaggggaggtgggcggggggatgggggagacagGTGACGGGACGCAGGAGGACACTTGCTCGGAGGAGCACCGGGTGATGTGTGCAAGTGGTGAATCACCATTtgtgcccctgaaactaatactacactgtatgttaactaactggaacttaaataaaaataaaaaaaaagaaacgcaaatcaaaataaaaattctcctgATGCTTTAAATGTGCTTCCTCTTTAAAACAAGAAAGTTTAGCTGGGTACTTAGTGGTTTTAGTTAACAGGTTATaggataagaaacaaaacaacttctctattatttttgaaaaacttcAAACTTTTAGCTCATGATACGtagttttataggaaaaaaacccacatatctTTAATTAAGATAACTTTTTGGGTAAATTCACTGGCTTGCTAATCTTGCTTTAAAAATGgccttctgtcttctcctttgTTACTGTCGTGACGTAAGGAGAAGGTTAGCTTGGTATTCTAGTTCACACGATTCTggggtttattttcttaaaaaaagaagaaaagaaccctatttaatttgaatttactAAACTTCTTCCACTAGGTTTACTGGTTAGAAGAGGTcaaatcattttatataaaattatacatctGTAAATTATGCATTGAGGTAAATTAAATCACAACagatgtcatttttaaaacagctGATGTTTATAACGTCGCATACAAATCACAAAAATTCAATGTGTCAACTTAAATGCTGATTCATAATCTACAGATAACTCTAAGAATTTTGATGTCTATTAAATTGAGTACATTAATGTCTAATCTTTGGATACCTGGAGAATTTCTCAATTAGAGGGTGCAAAATATACTTCCCTAGAAACAAGTTGATCTATGCAAGGCGCATACTTTTGCAGTTCAGAATGATGCTTGATTAACAAGTTAGAGAACATGTAGATGTCTTAGGAGAATGGAATTCgaaatgtttgtttttgccaCTTTAAATTGGTAAAAGCGAATGTAATGTGTATGCTTGGCCCAGAGGCCCTGGCGGGCTGGGACTGCTCCCAGTTTCCTCAGGCCTATGAGGGACCACAGTCGCCTGCTTCGTTTAAGGGCTGCTGTTAACACGTACGGTTCTGATCCTTTTAATTATTACAGCTCCAGAGACACACGGCTGTGCATACAAGATAATGGCTATGttcagtttgttcatttattaggAAGTTGTTACAGTTTGTTAATGTAGTAAATTCAGTTTAATAGGTGTTACTTTATTTATGCTGATTAGTTAAATACACTTTAGAAGTGAAGTCAAAGGCTTCGAAGAAATCATTCTATGAATTTATCATTTGATTTATCTGCGGTTTTGCTTGTGCATATCTAAACACAGGCACAGAAAAGCTAACTAgggttggttaaaaaaaaacactataaggaaggaagagaaaaattcagGGGTCAAATGGAactttcaatatatttttgtgCCTTTGccaagtttaaaataatttctaacacGTGCTTTATCTCGCCTCAAAGCGTTTGCCGCCGTCACTTTAGGCTGTTTTACATTTCCGTCTGCGATAGGACCGCgaccattttcttgtttttatatatCTATGATTTATGTTTACATCTTAATGTAATAACCagctttctctgactttttctctttttttccctatcctAGATTCAGCTCTAAATACAAAATAGTAAAACCGTTAAGATATCTTTTACACCAAAAAATATCTCTGGGCCTCTCTTGATAGTCACTGGGTAACCAACAACTTATTCCCACAACTTAAAGAAAGGAGGAATGATAAATTCATTAGGTGTATTtggtattttcaaatattgattgCCAAATCACTGTGCAGTCTTCTGTTATATAATTCTTAAATTTTCCAATTTAAATCCAGCTTCCTTCAGATAAGAGTAAAtcccataaatttttaaaaaatataaatccaaTTAATTATCACATAATGCATTACtgctttcagaggtagaggtcagtgattcatcagtgttatatcacacccagtgctcattccatcacgtgccccccttaatgcccatcagccagttgtcccctcccctccagcaaccctcagttttttccctataattaagagtctcttatggtttgtctccctctctgatctcatcttgttttattttttcctctcttcccctatgattctctgttttgtttcttaaattccacatgtaagtgatatcatatgatagttgtctttctctgattgacttagtttgcttagcataataccctctagtcctatccacgtcattgcaaattaAATCCCATACCTTTTAAACAACTATTCTCACACTAAACTTGTTTTGTGCCAGTTTGATGTTCCACCGTAATTGCAACCTTGACATATTATTTGGTAATTAATTGTCCCTGAAGAATAACCCAAGTAGATTTTTACTGTTACGTTTTAACTTCATTCTCTATAACCAATAACTCAGTCTACGTAGTAGGTCAATTATGAGAATGTCACTTTGCTCAAGGTTCAAGAGTTGACAAATGTACTTATAGTTGGTATGCCTGCTggttgttcgtttgttttttcaCTTGTGTGAAAACAAAGGAGTTTTCTAACTTGTTCAGACGGCTCAGCCAATATTGGGGCAGGAGTCAGGGGAGGGTAATTACTCATGAGAGGAAAAGTAGCAACGAAAGAAAAACTGAGTAGTTAAAATTAAACCTAACGTTAAAGAAAATACCGCAGCTGCAATGCGAAAAACAGCCTTTCAAGGTTTCCTCACCATCAGTACTATAACAATTGTCCAGTCTGATTTCTaacaataaaatcaaatataaccTTCGATCAAATTGACCGTCACAAATCTCTCATACCGCTCCTGTAGGTTAACCGTCTCCAGACTTTATAATCATGTAACAAAAAATAACTCCAATGATAAACACCAACCAGTTCCAAGTTTACAAATATGTTGATTAGCCCGAAGACTAGACAAGTGATCGAATCTTGCGTTATCTATTATTAATATGAATTTCAAACCTATAAAGGTGGGGCAGTGCTTTAAAGCACGCCTCAAGAACCACGTGAACAGATCAACGTCATGTTATTGTTAAAACATACGGATCTTTCCCCCCACCTGGTGATAACTTTACTACTTGTAAGTGATAAAACCAAGATTGTAggtgaaatacttttaaaaatctgtatcaaAGTATCCTTACTGGACAGATCACATCAGTGACCTACCTGTTGAGAAGATAATACAAGAGACTTTAAAGTAAAATTCGCCCAAAATAACTTAAACTGACTGTGCCAGTATTTTACTCTTTATCCTAATGATCCTGATAATGTGTCCATACCTAAAGATTCTCATAAATCCTTATCATTTGAAATTGTGCCAAAAGAGCCATGGGActtggttttccttctcttctgactTGTTTGGCTTTGGGGTGTTCAGATATTGTCAGATATTATCAATAACTATTGTTAGCCACACTATCACGATTGAACAAATGGAAGCTACATTTGGAGAGAAGATGTCACCAGACACACTTCTAAACATCTACAATTAAAGACTATATTAAAAAAGACTTTCAAGAAGTGTCAACTTTAGGATGTGAGGGTGATCGGATTGTGACATCTGTCACTGCACTGATCACCAGGGTTCATCCGGCTGATCTGGCTGGGTCGGCGGgtgtccccctcctccctcactgtTCCAAGTGCGTCCTCCTGCAGCTGTGCGCTCCGTGGAGGAGGATGACTGCTGGACAGAGGAGCACTGTTCTTCTGTCAAGGGTGCAGGAGTAACTGGGCTCCCCTGCTAGAATCgccaaacaagctctcaaggcCCATTTGTAGGAGAACGTAGGGTAGTCAACCTTCCAAGACTCCagaagcaaaaattaaataaagaaaagaaaagtcaactTTATAACAATGGTGGAAAGGGCGATTTCCAGTACTTTTAACTAAAAATATTGCTTTTACACTCCAGAACAGATGGATATTTGATTCCCACTGCAAACACATGTAGAATCTCACCACTTGGATATACATTGTCATTGGAAACACAATCCTGAGACTCATTAAAAGTTCTCCAGAGTTCTGGAAGTAAGAAGCTTTCTCCTAAGGTTCTACAGATCAAGATGAGATCTAGAGTAGAccacttctctcttctttttcctcctgtattgctgttttgtctttttctccattATCAGTCTTTCCAACGATTAGATTTTGGATTTGGTCTTCCCCagtattgaaaagaaaagaaaagaaaaggaaaggaaaggaaaggaaagaaaagaaaagaaaagaaaagaaaagaaaagaaaagaaaattcctcaGAGCCTAGACCTCTACACCTTGACTAAAATTTCCTAAACAAGAATGGTGCTACATGGTTTATCTCTGACCATGGCTCAAATTACAATTGAAACAATAATTAGGAAAAATGATACTTGTTTaactaaaatatatcaaaatgacCTTTGAGAACTATTCTTCTGAATAAGACATGCCAGTCAAATACTCGGAGAACATAGGGACTTCAAATACTTATTATATTTGTGATTGCCCTCATAACTTTCTTGGCCAAAGTGGGGGAGTTGAGAAATTCCAGCGCCAGAGACGGGGAAGGTACGGCCTACCCAAGATGGAGGCGCTGACTGGGCGTTGGAAGAACATACCATGCAGAGGCAGCCTGTCACATGCTCCACAGACAAGCTTGAGAGTTTCTAAAGAATCACTCATTGTTTTCTTTGACCGTCCTCTTTAGTCTACGTTAGAACAGACTGTCCATACGGAAACTAACGCGCACACATGACATCCCGTTCTTATTCTACAGGcttttccccctcctctgttACACAATCACCTTTTTTGACTTTGTTGGATGAAATCTATCTATTGCTCGGCATACCTGGACACAGGGAAACAGTGTGCTAATGATTAACTAAATGTCTTTGAGTCACTGTTTGACAAACTTACCACTCTGAGCCTGTGGGGTGGTAATAATTACTTACTCATGAAAATggggtgaggattaaatgaaaccgCAAATATAAAATACTTGTCCCAGAAACGGTATCATGCCAGTAAAATGGCTCCATGATGAAAAAAGTGTTGTCTCTAGAGATGGAGCCTCCAAGTTCGCCCCCAGCTCACTACTTCTTAGGCGTGAGCCTGAGGCAAGTCCACATTTCATCTCTgggtgcctcagtgtcctcatttgtgTCTTGAGGATGATGGTAATAGCACCTACCTTCTAGATCTTTCTGAAGATTAAAGATCTTTAATGCATAAAAAGCACTTTGAAGAGTGACGGGTACATGATAGGTACTCAGTGTCTGCTGATATTTGACAAGTTTCATTTATAAACTTCTTTCTTGCCTTAGCCCCTAAGGCAGCTGATGACTGAAGATCTTGGTAAAAGCTGATTTTTCCTGAGTCACAGGAATTTCACAAGTGATTTGATATAAAAAGAATGCcgacgggggcacctgggtggctcagtcagttaagcaacgactcttggttttggcttaggttgtgatctcatgggtggtggg from Ursus arctos isolate Adak ecotype North America unplaced genomic scaffold, UrsArc2.0 scaffold_31, whole genome shotgun sequence includes the following:
- the LOC113264282 gene encoding histone H2B type 1-C/E/F/G/I, whose translation is MFSDFKMPEPAKSAPAPKKGSKKAVTKAQKKDGKKRKRSRKESYSVYVYKVLKQVHPDTGISSKAMGIMNSFVNDIFERIAGEASRLAHYNKRSTITSREIQTAVRLLLPGELAKHAVSEGTKAVTKYTSSK
- the LOC113264274 gene encoding histone H2A type 1-C; the encoded protein is MSGRGKQGGKARAKAKSRSSRAGLQFPVGRVHRLLRKGNYAERVGAGAPVYLAAVLEYLTAEILELAGNAARDNKKTRIIPRHLQLAIRNDEELNKLLGRVTIAQGGVLPNIQAVLLPKKTESHHKAKGK